In the Apteryx mantelli isolate bAptMan1 chromosome 1, bAptMan1.hap1, whole genome shotgun sequence genome, one interval contains:
- the KLHL34 gene encoding kelch-like protein 34, with the protein MSYFLSYCKAHCNAVLSQYQTLRSEGFLCDILLKVKENEFPAHKSLLACSSDYFRAMFKSYTQESKASVIHLQVVSPTGLQHVLDFIYTSLLPLSFESLEDTLEAASYLQVTDAIGLCNQYLVNNLTLENCCFSANVARKFYLPDALAATEKYIINNLWKLLVLDFTGLLQLNFRSLLAVVESTDLPMVKETCLLNLVLMWLKQDTSRLAHRSSLLEHIRYGLIPVEDLRKTYTQSEVPLTAGIKCLIIKAINYHTSVFRQPVLQDKSTTLRNQKTRIILLGGGTASEGLVTDVVAFDVYNHRWRALTQVQDRVQNHSMCVVGNFLYVLGGEIEGGAPGDAETDKVLSVTNKVHRYDPRFNRWTQITSMLEKRCQFSCCVLGNNICAIGGRGENGVLHSSVEVYDISSDRWMKARELPCKIHGHASAICKNTVYISGGKCTDQASTSKEVYSLSSLEGQWMKQAPMSIARFGHQMATIREAIFTFLGLYEPFSEIERYDPDQNQWTRLRPLTYDRFCYGLAVVEETALLIGGKKWQDSREVPTQDVVGYDIDNDGWEEICKAPLPWWGLQCAVLQLSEAADEQDSDTQQKKQASC; encoded by the coding sequence ATGAGTTACTTCCTGTCCTACTGCAAAGCACACTGCAATGCTGTGCTCTCCCAGTACCAGACCTTGAGATCAGAAGGCTTTTTGTGTGATATTTTACTGAAAGTGAAGGAAAACGAATTTCCTGCACACAAGTCTTTGCTGGCATGCTCCAGTGACTACTTTCGAGCCATGTTCAAAAGTTACACCCAAGAATCTAAAGCTAGTGTAATTCATCTGCAAGTTGTCTCTCCCACCGGTCTCCAGCATGTCCTGGATTTCATTTACACTTCCTTGTTGCCCCTTTCTTTTGAAAGCCTGGAGGATACCTTGGAAGCTGCAAGTTACTTGCAAGTGACTGATGCTATTGGCTTGTGCAATCAGTACTTGGTTAACAATCTTACCTTGGAAAATTGCTGTTTTTCTGCCAATGTCGCCAGAAAGTTCTATCTTCCAGATGCCTTAGCAGCAACAGAAAAATACATTATCAATAATCTTTGGAAGTTGCTGGTCTTGGATTTTACAGGACTGCTTCAGCTGAACTTCAGGTCTTTGCTAGCAGTGGTTGAATCAACAGACCTCCCTATGGTGAAAGAAACCTGCTTGCTGAATCTTGTGCTGATGTGGCTGAAGCAGGACACATCCAGGCTGGCTCACAGAAGCAGCCTTTTAGAGCACATAAGATACGGTCTCATCCCGGTGGAAGATCTGAGGAAAACCTACACACAGTCAGAGGTGCCCCTCACCGCAGGTATTAAGTGCTTGATCATTAAAGCAATAAATTACCATACATCTGTTTTCAGACAGCCTGTCCTGCAGGATAAGTCCACCACTCTGAGGAACCAGAAGACTCGGATCATTCTGCTGGGGGGAGGGACAGCAAGTGAGGGGCTTGTCACTGATGTGGTGGCCTTCGATGTTTACAATCACAGATGGCGAGCTCTAACGCAGGTGCAGGACAGGGTGCAGAACCACAGCATGTGCGTGGTGGGGAACTTCCTCTATGTCCTGGGCGGGGAAATAGAAGGTGGTGCTCCGGGAGATGCAGAAACTGACAAGGTCTTATCAGTTACAAACAAGGTCCATCGTTATGATCCAAGATTTAACAGGTGGACACAAATCACTAGCATGCTGGAAAAGAGATGCCAGTTTTCTTGTTGTGTCCTAGGCAACAATATCTGTGCCATTGGTGGGAGAGGTGAGAACGGGGTGCTGCATTCGTCTGTGGAAGTCTACGACATCAGCAGCGACAGATGGATGAAGGCCAGGGAATTGCCATGTAAGATACATGGCCATGCCAGTGCCATTTGCAAGAATACTGTATACATCTCAGGCGGCAAATGCACAGATCAAGCCAGCACAAGTAAGGAGGTATATTCGCTGAGCTCGCTCGAAGGGCAGTGGATGAAACAAGCCCCCATGAGCATTGCTCGGTTTGGGCACCAGATGGCAACAATCAGAGAAGCCATATTCACATTTTTAGGATTATATGAACCATTCTCTGAAATAGAAAGATATGACCCTGATCAAAACCAATGGACTCGTTTAAGGCCATTGACCTATGATCGATTTTGCTATGGCCTGGCAGTTGTAGAAGAAACTGCACTTCTTATTGGGGGAAAGAAATGGCAAGACTCACGGGAAGTCCCCACTCAAGATGTGGTTGGCTACGATATCGACAATGACGGCTGGGAAGAGATCTGCAAAGCTCCCTTGCCTTGGTGGGGACTGCAGTGTGCAGTGCTGCAGCTCTCCGAAGCAGCTGATGAACAGGACAGCGACACCCAACAAAAGAAGCAGGCAAGCTGCTAA